Sequence from the Mycobacterium florentinum genome:
ATTGTCTGCGGTCCGTCCGATGGTGATCCCCCTCGTACTCGACGCCGACTTTGATGTCTTCCCAACCCATGTCGAGCACAGCTACGAGCTCGCTGTACTGGCCGTAGACCGGGATCTGCGTCCGCGGCCGCGGATAACCCGCCTCGATGAGCAGTAGCCGCAACCATGTTTCGCGGGGTGAATCGGCTCCGCCGTCGACCAGTTTCAGTGCTCGCCTGGCACGTCTGACATTTCGGTGTCCTTTGTAGCGTTCGGCGATTAACTCCACGTCGGCGATATCTAGTCTGGTCGCCCGAACCAGTGCGTCGATGGCAACGACGGCATTGCTGACGGGATTGCGACACGCCAGGTCAAAGGCGGTCCGTGCCGGGGTAGTTGTCGACATTCCGTTGATCAGCTGCATCTCGTTGTCGGCGACGCGACCTATCCAGGTGCGGATTCCCGGTGGCGGCCGACGGTGTGGGTAAAGCAGCTGCGCAGGCGCTTGATGGCTGACCCACTTGGCGCCGTGCAGTGCAGATGCGGACTGCCCCGCGACAACGCCGCGCCGTCGTGACCACAGCCAGGCCGCGTGAGCCCGTGTGATAGGAGTGAGGTTCGCGCCGGCCGGCACGTAAACGTCGGGATAGACGGCGACGAATCGGCCACGTAACTCGTGGCGCGTCACGGCGCCCGATGCGCGCGCCTCGCTGCCGAGGAATGCTTCTGTCACGCGGCAAGTGTGCCGCCGAGCACCGACAGTCGCGTCGAACGTGCTCTCAGGGCGGAAAATTCGTCGAAAACCCTCCCTCAGAGCACGCTCGGCGAAAAGGGCGAGGCGAACGGGGCTCGGCGGAAAAGGGGGCTCGGCGAAAAGGGCGAGGCGAACGGCTTACTTGTTCTGGAAGTTGGGCTTGCGCTTCTCGGCGAAGGCTCGCGGGCCTTCCTTGGCGTCGTCGGACAAGAACACCTTGATGCCGATCTGGGTGTCGATCTTGAACGCGTCGTTCTCGTGCATGCCCTCGGTCTCGCGGATCGCCCGCAGAATCGCCTGCACGGCCAGCGGGCCGTTGTTCTCGATCAGCTCGGCGATCTCGAGCGCCTTGGTCAGCGCCTGCCCGTCGGGCACCAGGTGCCCGATCAGGCCCATCTCCTTGGCCTCGGCGGCGGTGATGTGCCGGCCGGTCAGCAGCAGGTCGCAGGCCACGGTGTAGGGGATCTGGCGCACCAGCCGGACGGCCGAACCGCCCATCGGGTAGAGGCTCCACTTGGCCTCGGAGATGCCGAACTTGGCGCTCTCGCCGGCGACGCGGATGTCGGTGCCCTGCAGAATCTCGGTGCCGCCGGCGATCGCCGGGCCCTCGACGGCCGCAATCAGCGGTTTGGTCAACCGCCGGCCTTTGAGCAGGGCGTCGATGCGTGACGGGTCGTAGCTGCCGTCCTTGAACGACTCGCCCGGCGGCTTTTTGGTTGCTGCCTTGAGGTCCATGCCGGCGCAGAAGTAGCCGCCGGCCCCGGTCAGGATGCAGCAGCGGATGTCGTCGTCGTTGTCGACGCGGTCCCAGGCCTGCACCATGATTTCCATCATTTCGGTGCTCAGCGCATTGCGGGCGTGCGGTCGGTTCAGGGTGACGATCAGGGTGTGACCGCGCTGCTCAACCAGCGCGTCGGGTCCCGTTGGTTCGTTTGCTGGTGCGTCGGCCACGGCTACCGCCCTTCCCTCGTCATCGAGCATGAACTTGTCAAGAAATGTAACACGTTCTAATTTGGTGGCCGTGGCCCTGAATATTGCCGATCTTGCCGAGCACGCCATCGACGCCGTGCCTGACCGTGTAGCCCTCATCTGCGGCGATCAACAGCTGACCTACGCCGAGCTGGAAGAGAAGGCCAACCGCCTCGCGCACTACCTGACCGAACAGGGCGTGAAGAAGGACGACAAGGTCGGCCTCTACTGCCGCAACCGCATCGAAATCGTCATCGCGATGCTCGGCATCATCAAGGCCGGCGCCATCCTGGTGAACGTCAACTACCGCTACGTCGAGGGCGAGCTTCGCTACCTGTTCGACAACTCCGACATGGTCGCGCTCGTCCACGAGCGTCAGTACTCCGACCGCGTCGCCAACGTGCTGCCCGAGACTCCGAACGTCAAGACGATCCTGGTCGTCGAGGACGGCAGCGACAACGATTTCCAGCGCTACGGCGGAGTCGAGTTCTACGCCGCGATCGCGGGAAGCTCACCCGAGCGCGACTTCGGCGAGCGCAGCGCCGACGACATCTACCTGCTCTACACCGGCGGCACGACGGGCTTCCCCAAGGGCGTGATGTGGCGCCA
This genomic interval carries:
- a CDS encoding crotonase/enoyl-CoA hydratase family protein; this encodes MLDDEGRAVAVADAPANEPTGPDALVEQRGHTLIVTLNRPHARNALSTEMMEIMVQAWDRVDNDDDIRCCILTGAGGYFCAGMDLKAATKKPPGESFKDGSYDPSRIDALLKGRRLTKPLIAAVEGPAIAGGTEILQGTDIRVAGESAKFGISEAKWSLYPMGGSAVRLVRQIPYTVACDLLLTGRHITAAEAKEMGLIGHLVPDGQALTKALEIAELIENNGPLAVQAILRAIRETEGMHENDAFKIDTQIGIKVFLSDDAKEGPRAFAEKRKPNFQNK